A DNA window from Pseudorasbora parva isolate DD20220531a chromosome 19, ASM2467924v1, whole genome shotgun sequence contains the following coding sequences:
- the si:dkey-211g8.8 gene encoding uncharacterized protein si:dkey-211g8.8: MIKKKFLYDRSDDQNSQAKLPCLYTFYVYTSWEESAVQKIEDIANGHIEDLDLNSNNVEPYRITSSFHYAKTIIFLLGFWRQQEKHDRKDIIFSVGRFSIQLQASDLYCCPVKKTKNEMGSHYRNLSYPTMKPSKKLSKHYSETLWNYIKGNHDKVESYVQTSQDATAICAILFSEVIRYPDMFFHNILLMECYKTWNEFCDYHPMVTGGSWKCQDEDVPKKVKKREQKNLLYFAEKIMRNEEKRDTLFQITYTQFEE, translated from the coding sequence ATGATCAAGAAGAAGTTTTTGTACGATAGATCAGATGATCAAAACTCCCAGGCAAAATTACCTTgcctatatacattttatgtgtATACGTCCTGGGAAGAAAGTGCTGTTCAAAAAATTGAAGACATTGCTAATGGGCATATTGAAGACTTGGACTTAAACAGTAACAACGTTGAACCTTACAGAATAACCAGTTCTTTTCACTATgccaaaacaattatttttctCCTTGGATTTTGGCGTCAACAGGAAAAGCATGATAGGAAAGATATCATCTTTTCAGTTGGCAGATTCTCCATACAGTTACAAGCAAGTGATCTGTACTGTTGTCcagttaaaaaaactaaaaacgaGATGGGTAGTCATTACAGAAATCTTTCTTATCCAACAATGAAACCATCAAAAAAGCTCTCAAAACACTATTCTGAGACACTTTGGAACTACATTAAGGGGAACCATGACAAAGTTGAATCTTATGTACAGACCTCGCAAGACGCCACTGCAATATGTGCTATCTTGTTCTCAGAAGTGATTAGATATCCTGACATGTTTTTCCACAACATCTTACTGATGGAGTGTTATAAAACATGGAACGAGTTTTGTGACTATCATCCCATGGTAACAGGAGGATCATGGAAATGTCAGGATGAAGATGTCcctaaaaaagttaaaaagagaGAGCAAAAAAACCTTTTGTATTTTGCTGAGAAAATAATGAGGAATGAGGAAAAAAGAGACACTTTATTTCAAATTACCTATACGCAGTTTGAAGAATAA